From Asterias amurensis chromosome 3, ASM3211899v1, a single genomic window includes:
- the LOC139935191 gene encoding lactadherin-like: MMVLHHFVCGVSLRILPLFMFLVSIDVVDSKMASYYGPIPEPESISSGRYHWVKSAMEKLRSGCQSMEVCSIDMEQRLGMANGDIPDDRITASSYASNLLNGNSYPPERARLDITDFPPGWCAKVLSPNPWIQVDLQDRVFITALITQGYDGDYYVTKYEVSYSDDGQQWDYVNSADGTRTEFTGNNDGESHVTARFEDGFMARFVRISPLLWNLGTRTDYCCMRFEVLGCKK, from the exons TCAGTATAGACGTTGTCGACAGCAAGATGGCATCCTACTATGGTCCCATACCCGAGCCGGAGTCTATTTCTAGCGGTAGATACCACTGGGTGAAATCAGCCATGGAGAAACTTCGAAGTGGATGTCAAAGCATGGAAG TTTGCTCTATTGACATGGAGCAGCGTCTTGGTATGGCGAATGGGGACATCCCAGATGATCGCATCACTGCCTCATCGTATGCCTCCAATCTTCTCAATGGGAATAGCTACCCACCTGAAAGAGCCAGGCTTGATATAACAG ATTTTCCTCCTGGATGGTGCGCTAAGGTTTTAAGTCCGAATCCCTGGATACAAGTTGATCTTCAAGACAGAGTGTTTATCACTGCTTTAATCACACAAGGATACGATGGTGACTACTACGTAACAAAGTATGAAGTGTCATACAGCGATGATGGCCAACAGTGGGACTACGTGAACAGTGCTGATGGAACACGAACCGAG TTCACCGGTAATAACGATGGCGAAAGTCACGTGACCGCTAGATTTGAGGATGGCTTCATGGCCAGGTTTGTGCGCATTTCACCGCTCTTGTGGAACCTTGGCACAAGAACTGACTACTGCTGTATGCGTTTTGAGGTATTGGGTTGTAAGAAATAA